CCTATGACGATTACATCAGCCTTGGTGGCGAACAACCCGCCAAGGAAGCAGGCAAAATGCGTGCCGAAGGCAAAAGCTATGTGGTGCAGGATGGCGACGTTCTGCATTTTCTCTTCAACGCCTAAGCGGCGCTGATTTGCTTTTTGCGCTGGCATGCCGCATGCTGATGGCATGAAAACCGCGATGTAAGCCTATGATTTCCATCACCTGTTTGCCGGATGCGCAAACAGGGGTATGGCGGCGTGCTTGGCTTTAACCCTCCAAACAGGCAACCGGTTTCGGCCCCAAACGGCCCGCTTCTCCATATCTCGCGACACAGCAAACGGCACCTCGAGTGCCGGACAATAGCAAGGAGCAGTATTATGGCTATGGCCCTGAAAAAGAACGAAGAACCAAACTCTGAGGCGCAGGAAACTGACGAACTCGATCCCAAAACTGTGCGCGAGAAAGCCGGCCTCACGGCCGATGAGATGGCCAGCCTGATGGCAATGAGCGGCTTTGGCTATACCGCGTGGGAAAACGGCACCCGCCGCCCCGGCGGCCCCGCCTATCAGCTATTGCGCCTGCTCGACGAGAACCCCCAAACCGTCGCCAAAGCACTCCTCCCCTAAGTTTTTGCCACAACCCCTGTCAAATTCGCATTTTTCGCCCTTGTCCCTGCCGCCTCACATCATTAAACGGGTCGGCGGAGACGTGGCCGAGTGGTCGAAGGCGCTCCCCTGCTAAGGGAGTAGGCGAGGAATCGTCTCGAGGGTTCGAATCCCTTCGTCTCCGCCACCATACAATTTGGATGGTTTTGAATGGGTCGCCTTTGGCGGCTTTTTTCGTTGATTTCCATAAGCTTGGTAGATTTCTCGTTTGTGTTGGATTTCTTTCGATTTGCCTCATATGCTTTCCTTGAGTGGTATGAATTGTGGTATTTATCATGGCGGTGCTGTCCGGAAAACTCACGAAGAAACTTGTTGAGAACCTTGGTCCAGGGCGCCACGGCGACGGGAGCGGATTATATCTCGTTGTCGATCCCAGCGGTGCGCGGCGCTGGATTGTCCGAGTGACGGTCAAAGGACAAAGAAACAAAAGAGGCGGCCCGTTTCGGACCGATTTCGGTCTGGGTGGTGCAGATGTTGTCACGCTGAACCAAGCGCGTGAGCGAGCCTTGGAATATCGTAGGATGGCCAAGCAAGGCTTAAATCCGCGATACAATGCGCAACGTGAGATCCCGACCTTCGCGGAAATCGCTCAGCAGGTTCATATTGATCGTTTGCCGACCTGGAAGAACGCCAAGCATGGCCAACAATGGATCAATACCTTGCGTGATTACGCATTTCCAAAGCTCGGGCGTATGCCTATCGACAGCATTGGTCAGCCGGAGATCCTTATGTGCCTTATGCCGATTTGGACGGAAAAGCACGAGACGGCACGTCGTTTGTTACAGAGGCTAAAGATCGTTTTGGATGTTGCTAAGTCCAAAGGTTTTCGCATGGGTGAAAACCCCGTGACCGCGATCAAGGATGCGGGTGTTTTGCCGAAGGTGGTCAAAAAGCCTAAGCATCATCAAGCGATGCGTTGGCAGGATGTCCCGGCCTTTTTTGCTGATCTGAATGGGAGAAAGGCAATGGCTGCAAAAGCACTGATGTTTACGTGCCTGAGTGGGGCTCGAACAGGTGAAGTTCTTGGAATGCGCTGGGCAGAATTGGATTTTGTTGATTGGCTTTGGACGTGTCCTTCTGAGCGGATGAAGACGGGAGAGGCCCATCGGGTGCCCCTCACGGATGAAATGATCGAGATTCTAACGCCACTGAAAGGGTTGCAGTCTGAGTATGTGTTTGAGGGGCAAAGGCGGCATGAGCCGCTCTCGAATATGGCGATGCTCATGTTGATGCGACGCATGGGGCAAGAGGGTGTCACCGTCCATGGGTTTCGTTCGACCTTCCGCGATTGGGCGTCCGAGGCGGCCAATGCTCCGCGTGAGGTTGCAGAAATGAGCTTGGCGCATAAAGTCGGTTCTGATGTCGAACGCGCCTATGCGCGTTCGGATCTTCTGGAAAAGCGGCGCACTCTGATGGCGCGGTGGTCGCAGTTCGTCGCATCTGGATGCAACAAAAAGGAATATGCTTAGGATGTTTAGCCCTACTAATTATGTATCGCTGGCTGAGCTTTGGAAAGAGTTCTTTCAAAAATTCCGTGCTCCCTTGGCGCGAATTGCGTTCGAGAAATACGGTGGCGATGATTTTGCGCTGGGTGACAAGTTCGGCTCACCGGATGATTTTTGCGAGGACGCCTTTCTTTCAACACTCACTGAAGTGCCTGTATTCGCGACAGATTCTGATGGTCAGGTCATGCGGCTTGAGGTTGAACTGGGTGGAGGGCGTTCCAAGCTATTTCAGAAGATGTCAGCGTTTGAGAGCTTTAGTGCAGCGAGCAATCCAAAAGAAGCGGGGGAAGGAAACTACTGGCTAAGGAAGTTTGGGTCAGATGACTTCGTGCCATGGGATGCATCGACACAGACTATTGCTGATTGGAAGGCGAAAAATCTCGGATCGGATGAGCAAATCGACTCTCCGGTCCGCTTTCACACTTTGCCCTTCGTTTTCGAGCGCGGACGTTACGTGATTGCCGACGAGGCCCCGCCTTGGCTTTTTGATGTGTTGGACGAGCATTTTCTTCCCGATGTGGCTGAGCACTTTGGAGGACGGTCTCTTTGTATGGACATTCCAAGTGCGAAGGCATGGCGTTTCAATGTGATGCAAAAACAGAGTGTCCTGAGAAATCTTGAAGGCGAGGTAAGCTTGAACCCCAAGCGAGGGCGGCCATCGAAGAAAGAGAGGATCAAGCCGATCTACCGAGCGCTCTACCCTGAAGGGCACAGAGAGAGCTTGAAGAAGGTGCGAAATCTGATCGAGACTCATTCAGGCCTAGAATTTTCCGAAAAGACTCTGTCTCGCGCCATATCTGAGGTCAAAGGCGAAAGAGACAATAAGACAAAATATTCAGGACAAAAATAGGGACAAAAATCATCCGGCATTTTTGTCCTTTTTGTCCGTCTTCATGAACAAGAATAGCTGGGCGCAATTCTGAACCGCTGAACCGTCACATAGGTCATTCAGAGGAACAGAGTATGGACTATCTATTCGAGCAAGATCGCAACTACGTGTTGGGCGATCCCGAACTTGAAATCATCGGGGATCATCAAAAGCTGGCGCAGTGGCGCCACAAAGGCACGGGGCCTGCATACTACAAGCTGGGTCGCAAAATCATCTATCGCGGCGCGGACCTGAACGCTTGGGCCGAGGCGAACCGCGTCGAGCCGACATGCGGAGATATGAGCTAATGTCCGTGTA
This genomic window from Rhodobacteraceae bacterium D3-12 contains:
- a CDS encoding transcriptional regulator, whose product is MAMALKKNEEPNSEAQETDELDPKTVREKAGLTADEMASLMAMSGFGYTAWENGTRRPGGPAYQLLRLLDENPQTVAKALLP
- a CDS encoding integrase arm-type DNA-binding domain-containing protein, whose protein sequence is MAVLSGKLTKKLVENLGPGRHGDGSGLYLVVDPSGARRWIVRVTVKGQRNKRGGPFRTDFGLGGADVVTLNQARERALEYRRMAKQGLNPRYNAQREIPTFAEIAQQVHIDRLPTWKNAKHGQQWINTLRDYAFPKLGRMPIDSIGQPEILMCLMPIWTEKHETARRLLQRLKIVLDVAKSKGFRMGENPVTAIKDAGVLPKVVKKPKHHQAMRWQDVPAFFADLNGRKAMAAKALMFTCLSGARTGEVLGMRWAELDFVDWLWTCPSERMKTGEAHRVPLTDEMIEILTPLKGLQSEYVFEGQRRHEPLSNMAMLMLMRRMGQEGVTVHGFRSTFRDWASEAANAPREVAEMSLAHKVGSDVERAYARSDLLEKRRTLMARWSQFVASGCNKKEYA
- a CDS encoding helix-turn-helix domain-containing protein, which translates into the protein MDYLFEQDRNYVLGDPELEIIGDHQKLAQWRHKGTGPAYYKLGRKIIYRGADLNAWAEANRVEPTCGDMS